DNA sequence from the Sinomonas terrae genome:
GTGGACGAGATCATCCTCACCGGCTATTCGCACGATCCGGCTCTGCGCGAGCGCAGCTTCCGGCTGCTTGCCGAGGAGTGGGGAAAGGTTCCCGCCGCCTGACCGCGGTTCGGCGTGGCGTCAGCGTCGCCGCACGAGGCCGATGGTCATCGTGAAGCCGAACTCGCGCCAGATCTGCCCGTCATCCCACTCCTCGGGCACGGACTCCGCGCGCAGCTCAAGCACGGAACCGATGCGCAGGAGCGTCAGCACCGTTCGCTGGCCCTGGGCGAGCGATCCAGCGACGGCCGCGGTCGCGCCGTCGAACGTCTGCACGGTGAGCGCCCCCGCTCCGGCGATGAAGAGGGCTCGCCGGAGCTCGCGCACATGCCGCAGCACGACGACGGCGTCCCGGTTCACGTAGCCGACGAGCGGGCGGCCGCCAGTGGTCTGGAGGGTCGTCCCGATCTGCTCCCGATGGACACTCTGCGCACCGGTGATGCGCGCGTTGTCCTCCCACGCGGTGCCCCGTGAGCCTGTGACAAAGAGCGAGCCGATCGCCGACTGCCGCGCGTTCAGGCGCACGACGGCGTCCCTCGCCGTGAGCTCGGGCCGAACCCCGAATGCGGGGGCCGGGTAGAGGCGTGGCTCGGGAGGGGCGGACGCGAAGTTCCCTCCGGGGGCGCGGGGGAGGGTGAGGCCGTCGTCGTGATGGCCGGGCGCGATGCGGCGGGTGAGGTAGGGGAAGTCGAGGGGGTGCTGTTCGGGCATCACACATCCAGCCCGAACTCGGCCCCGACGCCCGCGAGGCCGTTCTCGTACGCGCGTCCGAGGGCACGGAATGCCCATCCGTCCTCATAGCGGTACAGTTCGCCGCACAGCACGGCCTGGGCGTCCTCGGGGCTTGCCGGCGAGGCATCGAAGCGGACGAGCTCCGAGCCGTCCGGACGCACGACGCGCAGGTGCAGCCCCCCGACCTGAGCGAAGGAGCCGGCTCCGCGGACTTCGGGATCGATATAGGTCACGAACGCGATGCGGGCTACCTCGGGCGGCACCTGGGAGAAGTCGACGTCCACTTGTTCGGCGTCGGCGGCGTCCCCGTAAGTCGCCCGGTTGGGGTCCTGGGCGGCGAAGGCCACGCCGGGGGACGCCGTCGTGAGCTGGTTGAAGAACACGAGGTGCTCGGGCGTGAGCGCGCGGCCGTCGTCCCCGCAGACGATCGCGAGCGGAACGGGCTCCGGCTGGGCTGCGGAGACCGGTTCGACCCTCCAGCCCATGGCGACCATGACTCCGGTCAGCCCGGGGTCCTGCCCGGTGAGCCCCACACTCTCGCCAGCGGCCAGCGTGCCCATCAGCGTGACTCTTTCGTGCCGGGATGGATGCGGACGCCGTCTACATCGAACCTGTCGCGCAGGAAGCGCCCGTGGGCGCTGAGCTCGGCGATCGCGCCCGTGCGGACCTGGTGGTCGAGGTCGAGGGCGGTCGCGTAGAGGATGTCGAGCTGCTCGAGCAGCTTCTCTGTCTCGGGGCTCGAGTCCGTCTGGGTCTCCGGCGGGAGGGCGCGGTACACGCGGAGAGAGGTCGGCAGGTAATCCGAGGCGATCGCGTGGAGCAGAACGCGCTGCTCGGTCGAGGCGCCGTGCTCGGCGACATAGTCGAGCAGCAGGCGCAGGACGTCATCGATCTGGCGCATGTGCGAAGACGCGAGCGGTGGCAGGAGCGAACCCGCCCGCCGGATCGAGCTGCGCAGCTCAGCGAGGGCCTCGCGCGTCTGCTCGAGCTCCTCGGCCTGAGTGGTGGGCAGGTCGTCATCGAGGATGCGCTCTGGTTCCCGTCCACCGCCGAAGAGCGATCCGAAGAACTTCGCCATGGACTCACGATAGCCGCTCGGCCTGAACGGTGGCCCGGTGCGGGGATCTGAAGGCAAACTGTAAAGATTCCTTCAAGTGTGCTTGGGTGGAGGGGTGGAAGATCCGGTGGCCACGAAGGGCTTGTCAACCGGCGGAGACGCCCCGCCCACGAGCGCAGCCTCCGCCCAGGTGGCGGCCGAACTGCGCGGTGTGCTGGGCCGACTGAACCGGCGGCTGCGGCAGCAGGCCGACGTCGGCGACCTCACGCGCTCCCAGCTCAACCTCATCTCCCGCATAGAGCGCGACGGGCCGGCAACCGTGAGCGACCTCGCCCGGGCCGAAGGCGTACGCCCCCAGTCGATGGGCGCGACTGTGGCCGCGCTTGAGGAGGCGGGCTACCTCCGCCGGGACCCCGATCCCGGCGACCGCCGCAAGACGGCGATCTCGCTCAGCGACTCCGCCCGCGAGCAGATCGCCGCGAGCCGCCTCGTCCGCCAGGACTGGCTCCAGCGGGCCTTGAACCGCGAGCTCACGCGCGAGGAACTCGAGCAGGTCCGTCAAACCATCGGGCTGCTCGCGCGAATTGTAGGCAACACCTGAACTGGCGTTTCCGTTTCTCAGCGCAGCGCTTCCTCAGCGCAGCGCATTTTCAGCCCAACCCCTCAGTAGAAGGAGTCCCGAGTGACCATCTCCGCCCTCGACCCGAAGACTGCCCTCGTCGTCATCGACCTTCAGAATGGGATTGTGAATCGCCCGCAGCCTCCGGCCGACGGCGCGAGCGCCCCCTCGATTGCCGAGGTCGTCTCGAACTCCAAGGCCCTCGCCGACGCATTCCGCGCGAACGGCCTGCCGGTCGTCCTGGTGAATGTCGCGGGCGCGCCCGCCGGCCGCAACGAGACGCCGCGCCGTATGCCGGCCGATGTCCGGGCCGACTACTTCAACCTCATCGACGGCCTCAACACCTCTGAGGACGACATCCTCGTGACCAAGCGCAGCATCGGCGCGTTCGCCACGACCGATCTCGACGATCGCCTTCGTGAGAGTGGAGTGACGCAGCTCGTGTTCACGGGCATCGCCACGAGCATCGGCGTCGAGTCGACGGCGCGCTACGCCTACGACCTCGGGTACAACGTCGCGTTCGCCCGGGACGCGATGACGGACCTGACGGCGGCTGCTCACGAGAATTCCGTCAGCACCGTCTTCCCGCGGATCGGCGAGTCCGGAACGACCGAGGAGATCCTCGGCCTCCTCGCCGACCGGGCGTGACCGAGCAGGAGCGCGCACCCGCCGGAACCGTGGCGCAGGAGGGCAAGGCCTTCGGCATCCGCTACCTCGGGCCGCTCCTGCTCGGCTCCACGCTGAATCCGATCAACAGCTCGATGATCGCCACGGGCCTCATCGGGATCGGCAGCGAGTTCCATCTCGGACCGGGCCAGACGGCGTCGCTCATCTCGGTGCTGTACCTGTTCAGCTCCGTCATGCAGCCGACGATGGGCAAGCTCGCGACGCTGCTCGGGCCCCGCCGTGTGTTCGTCTCGGGGATTGTGATCCTGCTCGTCGCGGGCCTCGTGGGTGCGCTCGCGCCGTCGTTCGCGTTCCTACTCGTCTCGCGTGCGCTCATCGGCATCGGCACCTCGGCCGCGTATCCCACGGCGATGGCGCTCGTCAGGGCCCGCGCGGACGCGCGCGGCGTCGGCGTCCCGAGCCGGGTGCTCGGGGCCTTTTCGATCGCTGCCCAGGTGACGATCGTCGTCGGCCTCCCACTGGGCGGCATCCTCGTCAGCACGCTCGGCTGGCGGGCGCTCTTCAGCGTCAATGTGCCGCTCGCGCTCGTGACGCTAGCGGCGACCCTCGCCGGCGTCGAACGCGACGCCAAGCGGTCCCAGACGTCGTGGAGAGCGCTCCTCCATGCGCTCGACCTGCCGGGCATCGCGCTGTTCGGGGGCGCCGTCGTCGCCCTCCTCATATTCCTCTCGGGCATGGCGGAGCCGCAGTGGTGGCTTGCCGCCGTCGCCCTCGTTCTCGCCGCTGGGTTCATCTGGCGCGAGCGCCACGCCTCGAGTCCGCTCATCGACGTCCGCGCGCTCGCGAGCAACGGGCCGCTCCAGCGGACCTACTCGCGGCAGCTCCTCGTGGGTCTCGGGATCTATGCGTGCATGTACGGGATGAGCCAGTGGATGGAGGAGGGGCGGGGCCTGGATGCCGCGGCGGTCGGGGTCATCATGATCCCGCTTTCGCTCGTGAGCATCGTGGTCGCGCGGCTGGTGTCGCTGCGCGGCTGGGTGCGCACGCCGCTCATCCTTGCCGGTGCCGCCTTTGCGGGGACTGCCCTCATGATGGGGACGGCGAATGTCGGGACCTCCGTGGTGCTGCTCGTCGTCATGACGAGCCTCCTCGGCCTCACGAACGGCTTCGCGGGGTTCGCGAACCAGACTGCGCTCTACGTGCAGGCGCCCGGGGAGGGCATCGCCGTCGCCGCCGGGCTCTACCGGACGTTCAACTACATGGGGGCGATCTTCTCGTCGAGCCTCATCGGTCTCGTGTTCGGGCCCCGCGCGACGGACCCGGGGTTCCACTCGCTCGCGTGGGTCCTGGTGGGGATCGGTGTGGCAGTGCTCATCATGACGATCCTGGACCGGAGGATCCCGCGGATCGCGAAATGACAGCGTCAGGCGAAATGACAGCCTCAGGCGATCAGCGCGAACCGATCGGGGACTCGCGGGCTCAAGCTGGCGTACTCTCTTGGCATGCCAAAGAGCCGCACCCGCAAGCCCAAGAGCCGTTCGACGAGCCCGGGGGACCGGCGGCAGCGCCGCGTCGACGCACTCATCGACGGTCTCGCCGACGACTACGCGACGTGGGCCGTCAACTCCGCTGAGGCAGACGGCGCCGACGACGCCGCGCGGAGGGACTTCATGGTCTTCGCGCGGGGGCAGCTCGACATCGTCAAGTTCCTGTACGGGTTCCTCGGCGCCGGCGAGCGCTTGGTGCCGAACCTGAGGATCGATCCGGGGGCGCTTCCCGATGCGCTCGACGGGCTGCTCGACAGCGACGACGTCGACGACCTCCGCTACTACATCGGCACCCTCGTCGACTGGGTCTCCTTCCTCGAGGAAACCGAGCGCTGGGAGGGCACGGCCGAGGACCTCGAGGCCGTGACCGAGCTGCTCGACGCCGAGGCCGAAGCCGTGGGCGGAATTGTGGACATCGGCCTCGATGAGGACGGCGAGGTTGTGCCGCGCCGCGAGCCGAGCGAGGAGGAGGCGCTCGCTTTCGCGACGGCGTCGCCCCTTGTGAAGCATGCGCGAGCTCTGCTCGACTGGGTCGGCGAAGGGCGGGCCGTGGCGTCCGACGGCGCGCTGACGCCGGCTGAGGCGACCGAGGCCGCAGCCCTCGTCGGCGAGGGATCAGCCGACCCGGCCCGGCGCCTTGCCCGACTGTGGGCAGCCCTGCATCACGCCGAGCTCATCGAGATCGACGAAACACGGGCTCCCGACGACAGCGGGAGCACCGCCCGTCTCGGGGAGGACGCGGCGCGCCTCGGGTCCGGGGACGCCCTCGGTCGGCTCGAGGCCCAGTTCCTCGCAACCGAATTCATCATCACGACGTGCTCCCGCGCCCTGTACACGCCCGAGGGAGACGCGGTCGAGGCCGCCCTCGCGACCCTCCTGACGCGTGCCGTCCTCGAGGACCCCCTGCCCCTGACCGTCGTCGAGGACCTCGCCGTCGATGCGCCCGACGACGCCGACCCGGCCGAGCTGCAGACCGTCTCCGTGGTCCTGCTCGACGAGCTGCGCGAACTCGCGGCCCTCGGCCTCGTCGACCTGCGCGCAGGACTCGTCGACGTCCCGGCCGCGGCGCTCGACGCTGTGTACGACGCGTTCGAATCGCCCGAGGGTGACGAGGACTGGGAGGACGACGTCGACTGACAGCTCCCCGGTGTGCCGCCCAGGAGCACGGGGCGTGCGGCGACGTTCGGCGCAAGCCAATCAGCCGTCGTCGTCCGCCTAGCTGGCGTTGCCCTCCTGGCGGCGTACGCGCTCGATGTGCGGGCGGGCCTTCTCAAGCCCCTGCTCGAGGGCTTCGACGGTGCTTTCCATGCTCTTCGCGGCCTGGGAACGGAACGTGTCGATCGCGTCCATCGTCTGGTAGAGGTTCGAGAACGCGCGCTCGAGGGTCTCGACTGAGACGCCCGAGCTGGTGGCCTGCTGGTGGATGCGGCCGGTCTGCTCCTTGAGCATCTCCGACGTGCGCAGGATCATCGCGTTCGTGGTCGTGTTGATCGCATCGATCTGGTCGAGGACGAGCTTCTGGTTCGAGAGCGCCTGGGCCGTGATGACCGCGGTGCGCAGGGCCGAGACTGTGGTGGCGCGGGCGCGGTCCACGCCCTTGATGAGCTCGTTGTTGTTCTTCCTGATGACGTCGATCGCGAGGTAGCCCTGCACGGAGACCGCGAGCTGCGTGAGGATGTCCTGACGGCGCTGGCGCACCGGGAAGAGGACGTCTGCCTCGAGCTGCTGCGCGTGCTCGGTCTGGCCCTGGGCACGGACATCGCCGATCTTCGTGACAGTCGCCCGGTCGAGCTGCTCCGCGAACACCGCGTACTCGGAGAGCTGCTGCATGACCTCCCACAGGTTCTGCTTCTCCTGCGCGAGCGCGGCGTTGTCGCGGAGGAGCTCGTCCTGGCCTGACATGAGGGCCTTGATGATCTTGTCGAGCTGCGTCTGCGCCGACTCGTAGCGCTGGAAGTACTTCGCGACCTTCTTGCTGCCCGGCACGAAGCCGAGGATCTTGCGCCCCGTGCCGAGGTCCGCACGGTTGGGGGTCAGGCTCTCGACCGTGCTGCGGAGATCCCCCAGCGTGGTTGCGACGTAGGTCTGGGCGCTGTCGCCGGATTTCTTCGCGCCGCGCACGGACGTCGACGCGCGGTCGAGGAGGCGGCCGGACGCGTCCGAGGACGCGATCATCTCGCGGCCCGCGACCTTGTTGATTCCCTCGACCTTCCGCGCGAACTCCGGGCTGCGAGAGTCCATCGCCGCTACCTCGGCCACCCACGCCTTGGCCTGCTCGGCGATCTGGGCCTGCCGGTCGGGTGCGACAGGCACCATCCCGGGCGCGTCTTCTTCGCGGACCACGGGGGCCGCGTCGGAGGCCTGCAGCACGAGGGCGTCTTCGCTGGGGTCTGGAGGGGTCAGAGGGGTGCTCATCGGGTTCTCCTTGGTCACTGCCCGGACGAAGTCAGGCTATCTCGCCCAACGGGGGAGCGTGAGGGGAGGTTCCCGGAGGCACCCCTGAGGTGCCCCTGAGCCCTGGCCGGGGTGTGCCGCGTGTTTTCCCGAAACCGTAGGAAACGGACGACGCCGCACCTCATCACCTCGGGTTTCGTCAGTTTGCTGCCGGTTCGGGATGCGAACACACGGGGTTTATCCACATACGGGTCCTGGGCCGCCTTCTTGGGGCACTGAAGCTGCGAGATTCGGATTATGCAGCTCGAGCTCCCTCATCCAGGACCATGGCAGGCCTTTGAACTCGCCGACCGCCTCGCATCGCCCAAAGCAGCGGAACGCCTCGTGCAGGCTGGGGTCCTCGTTCGAATTCGACACGGGGCGTACTTCGTCGCCGACGAGTGGCGGAAGCTCTCCCCGGAGAACAGACATCTCGCGGCGCTTGCGGCCCACTACGACAACGCGTCCCGCAGACGCGAGATTGGGTTCGACTACAGCCACCTGAGCGCGGCCAGACTCCACGGCATCCACCTCTGGAATCCGGACCCCTATGTTCACTTGACGATGCCGCGATGCCCTAGCAACCAGGGGCGGGCGAGTGATGTCAGGGTCCACTCGGCGATCTTGGGGGAGGACGACCGCAGCTCCATCCGAGGGCTACCGGCAACGTCGCTCGAACGAACCGTCGTTGACTGTGCGCGAATTCTCCGACGGGGCCAAGCACAGATCGTCGTGGACCACGGTGTCCGCCTTGGAGCAGACCCTTCCCGGGTCACAGAACTCTTGGCCGACGCGCAAGGCAAGAGGGGCGTCCGCATTGCTCGGGCTGCGTGGGACATGGCGTCCGGCCTCTGCGAATCGCCCGGCGAAAGTCTCCTGCGTTACGTGCTGAGCCGGATGCCATTCCCGCTGCCAGCTCAGCAGGTAGAGGTCCCGACGCGCCTCGGAACGTACCGACTCGACTTCGCGTGGGTGAAGATCAAACTGGGCCTGGAGTTCGATGGAGACGTGAAGTACTTCGCCTACGATCCCACTGCTGATGTGCTGCTTCGGGAACGGAAGCGTGAGCGGGCGCTCATCGAGGAAGGGTGGATCCTGCTGAGGGTCGAGTGGAAGGATCTCTTCGACGAGGCTGCGCTTCGTCGGCGCATTGGCAGCGCTCTGGCCGCGGCGGGACTGTGAGCGGCGTTCTCCAAACCGTAGCTATCGGCCGACGACGCGGGTAACGGACGACGGCGCAGGTAACGGACTGCGGTTTGGTCCGTTTGCTCGGGTCTCGCGAACCACGTCCCGCGAACCACGTCGGCGAGAGGGAGGCGCGGCGCCGGTAGACTGGGCTGCCGTGCCAGAACCCGCCCCGAGCCGCCACCGCCCTCCGTCCGGGGCGCCGTCGTCGGCCGCGATGCTCGGGCGGCTCGCGGAACTCGAGGTCCTCACCAAGGGCCCCGCGTGGGCGCTCACCCGCTCGGCGCCATGGGTCATCGCAGCGCTCCAGACCGCGTTCACGCGCAACCGGCCCCACGTCGAGCTTGAGGCCTTCCACGACGAGATCGATGAGTTCCTCGCGGAACTCCGTACCCGGGACGCCTCGATCGGGGCGCCCAGCACCGCGGGGACTCTCACGGGCCGTCTCGTCGCCGACGATTGGACGCGCCGCCGTTTCCTCGCCCGCCGCGCCCAGAGCGGCCGCATCGTCTACGAGCTCACTGAACCTGCTGCCCGCGTCCTTGCCTTCCTGGATTCGCTCTCCTCCGACCGCTCCACCCTCACCGGCTCGCGCCTCGGCACGCTCCTTGCGGATGTCGAGAAGCTCGCCCAGGAGACCAATCCCGATACGAGCGCGCGCGTGGAGACCCTCGAGGCCGAGATCGGGGAGCGGCGCGAAATGATCCGCGGCCTCGAGACCGGCGAGATCGAGGCTGCCCTCGAGACGGACGACGCCGTCGAGGCCGCAGAGAACATCCTCGACCTCGCGGCTGGGCTCCCGGCGGACTTCAAGCGCATGCGCGACCGGATCGAGGAATCCGTCGGCCAGCTGCGCAACCAGATCATCGAGGAGTCCCTCAGCAAGGGCGCCACGATGGCGCAGGTGCTCGAGGCCGACCGGCGGCTGCGCGAGTCGAGCGAGGGTCGCACCTTCCGCTCGTTCACCGCGTTCCTCGAGAACCCCGAGCAGCAGCTCCGCTTCCGATCCGCCATCGCAGAAGTGCTCTCCCGCGACTTCGCGGACCGCCTCGGAGCCGAGGAGCGCCAGACCCTCCGGCACCTCGTCGCCGAGCTCCGCGACCAGCACTCCGAGATCCAGGGCATCTACGGAAAGCTCTCGGAGAGCCTCAACACTTACGTGCAGAGCGATGACTACCGCCAGTCCGTGCGGCTCCGCGACGCGATCCGCCGCGCTGAGCAAGCCGTGCGTCGCTTGCCGTACCAACGCGAGCAGACCGGGTTCGCTCCCGCGCCCGAGCTGTTCGGGGCCGAGTTCGATTCGCTCTCCATGGTGAAGCTCTTCGACCCCGACGAGTACGTCGCCCCTCCGCGATTGGCGGAGCCGATCGCGTTCGCCGAGGAGGATCGCGTCCGCTCCGCCCGGACCGGCAAGGCGAAGGCCGCGGCGCTGCGGCAGGCGTTCGACGTCGCGCTCGCTGCGGGAGGCGGGCGGGCTACGGCGGCGAGTGTGTGGCGCGAGCTCCCGCCCGAGGAGCAGCACATCAACTCGATCCGCGCCCTGCTCGGCGAGCTTCTGCACCGGGGGGCGGCGTTCGCGGGAGAGCCGGGCGAGGGCTCGGTTGGCGAGTGGGAGGCCCTCGACTTCGAGCAGGTGGACGGTTCGACCCGGCGGGCCTACGTGCCGGCCGTGGAGGTTGAAGCGCGGGAGGGCCACGGGGCCGATGTTCAAGAGAGGGGAACGGCATGAGCGAGGACGTTGAGGCGGAGGCCGAGGTCGCGCCGGAGCTCGAGCGCGGGTTCGAGGCGGGCACGCGCGAGCCCGAGGCCGCTCTTGGCCGGCTCGCGAATGCGGCGGCGCTGTACGACGGCGACACAGGCGTGCTTCCGCTGCGCGTGCGGCAGGTCCTCGTTCGCCTCCTCAAGGGGCCCTACCTCGACGGCGGCCGCGACGAGCGTCTCTGGACCACCCTGCTCGACAGCCAGGACGTGCTCCGCTCCCGCCTGTCGGAGCTGTTCCTCGGCCTGCACGTCGACCACGCGCGGAAGATCGCCGTCGTCCGTCCTGTCGATCCCGAGCTGCTCGGGGCGGCCTCCCGCTCGACGATCCTCCGCCAGCAGCGCGCCCTGAGCCGGGTCGAGACCATCCTGCTCCTGCGCCTCCGGCTGCTCCTCGACCGCCACACGACGGCGCAGACCGAGCCGACGGTCACGCTCGAGGAGCTCTCCGACGTCGTCGCCCATTACCAGCCGTCCGACCAGCGCGACGCCCTCCGCGACGCCGATACTGTCTCGCGCGCCGTCCAGAAGCTGCAGGCCCGCCGGCTCCTCCTGCCCACGCCGCTCGAGGACGTCTACCTCATCTCCAACGCGCTCCCGCTCGCGCTGCCGTTCGAGAACATCGGGGACGTCGCCCGGCACCTCGAGGCGCTGGCCGAGGCCCCGGACGGGGCGGACGACGACGGAGCCAACCCGACGCTCGACCTCGACGGCGGGGCATCGGGTCAGGAAGGCGAGGCCGACGAGGAGGGGATCGAATGAGCATCGCGACCATGCTCCCGCTCGACGACCAGATCAACCCGGGCCAGTTCCGGCTGACCCAGGTCCAGATCGTCAACTGGGGCACGTTCCACGGCGCGCACACGATGCACGTGGACCGCGCGGGAACCCTCCTGACCGGCAACTCGGGCGTCGGCAAGTCGACGCTCTTCGACGCGATCGCCCGCGTGTTCGACGCCCGCCCCCGCTCGAACGAGGCAGCCGCAGCGCGCACCGGCCAGAGCGAGGACCGCCGTACGACGTTCACCTACATGCGCGGGAAGGTCGGCGACGTAGCAGTCGGCGAGAGCCAGGCCAGCGCGTTCCAGCGCCCCGGGGCGACGTGGAGCGCGATCGCCCTCACGTTCGACAACGCCGCAGGCACCCGCCACACCCTCACGGCCCTGTTCGACCTGCCGAAGAACGGCACGGAATCGAGCCTCGGCCGCTTCTTTCTTCTCGACTCGGCCTCGCTCGACGTCCACGCGATCGAGGGCATCGCGGACCGGCGGTTCACGCGCGGATCGCTCGAAGCGCTGTTCCCCGGTGCCCAGGTGTTCGACGTGCACAAGAACTTCGCCGAGCGCTTCCGCCGCCTCCTCGGCATCTCCTCGGATCAGGCGCTCCCGCTCCTGCGCGTCATCCAGGCCGGCAAGGGACTCGGCGGAAGCGTCAACAGCTTCTTCCGGGACCAGGTCCTCGACCCGCCCGAGACGCTCGCGGCTGCAGACCAGGTGGTCGAGGAATTCAGCAACCTCATGTCCATCCGGCAGCGGCTCGAGGATGTGCGCGAGCAGCGCGACCAGCTGGCCCCCGTGCCCGGCCTCAACCAGCAGTACGGGCAGGCCCTCCTCGACGCCAACCGCCTCCGAGACCTCTCGGGCGAGGCGTTCGAGCGGGTGCGGCAGCAGCTCACCGTGGCCGTGCAGGAGCGGATTGCGGCCCGGGCCGCGGAGGCCGCCCAGTCGAAGGCGGCCGAGCTCGCCGCCGAACGCAAGGTCCGGGACGCGCTCGCGAAGGAGCTCCGTGCCCTCGAGGCCGAGTACAACAACGCGGGCGGGAACCAGATCAGCGCGCTCGAGCAGCAGGCCGAGAACGCACGCGTGGGCCTGCGGCTGCGGCGCGAGGTCGAGGCCGCGGCGCGGCAGGGCCTGGACGACGCCGGGCTGGAGCTTCCGTGGTCGGCTGAGGGCTGGGCGGCAGCCCACGAGGAGGCCGCGGCTGCGACCGAGTCGCTCGAGGGTGATTCCGCCGCGCTGCGAGAGGCCCGCTTCGAGGCCTTCGACGCGCATGCTTCCGCCAAACGCGACCTCGCCGAAGCCCGCCGCGAGCTCGAGTCGATGGCCGTGCGCAAGAGCCTCCTGCCGCCGTCGTCCGTTGAGAACCGGGCCGCGATCGCCCAGGCGACCGGCATCCCCGAGGAAGCGATGCCGTTCGCGGGGGAGCTCATCGATCTCGCCGAGGGGGAGGATCGGTGGCGCCCGGCCGCGGAGCGGGCGCTCCGTTCGCTCGCGACGACGTTGCTCGTCCCCGGTGAGCACTTCGCTGCCGTCACACGCTACCTCGATGCCCACGCGGTCCGCGGGGCGCTGCGGGCCGTCGATCTCTCGGTCCCCGTCGCGGGTTCCGCGCAGGCGCTCGACGACGTTCGTGCCGATGATCTGCTCACCAAGCTCCAGATCCTCGACGGGGAAGCTGGAGACTACGTCCGCGCCCGCATCGCGAGCGAGTTCGCGTACCCGTGTGTGGAGGATCCGGACGAGCTCGCGCTGCGGGACCGGGGGCTGAGCCTCGGCGGCGTCGTCAAGCGGCACCGTGGCACCGTCGAGAAGGACGATCGCTTCGCTTCCCGCCAGGACTGGGTGCTCGGCTTCGACAACGCCGTGAAGGTCGCCGATCTCACGGCGCGCATCGGGGAGCTCGAGGCCGTTCTCGTCCGGGCTGCCGAGGCGGCGCAGGCGAGCGAGGACTCGCATCAGGGGATGGCCCGGCGCCTCGAGGCTCTTCGCCGGGTCGCGGCCGATCCGCGGCCCTGGGAAG
Encoded proteins:
- a CDS encoding ATP-binding protein is translated as MSIATMLPLDDQINPGQFRLTQVQIVNWGTFHGAHTMHVDRAGTLLTGNSGVGKSTLFDAIARVFDARPRSNEAAAARTGQSEDRRTTFTYMRGKVGDVAVGESQASAFQRPGATWSAIALTFDNAAGTRHTLTALFDLPKNGTESSLGRFFLLDSASLDVHAIEGIADRRFTRGSLEALFPGAQVFDVHKNFAERFRRLLGISSDQALPLLRVIQAGKGLGGSVNSFFRDQVLDPPETLAAADQVVEEFSNLMSIRQRLEDVREQRDQLAPVPGLNQQYGQALLDANRLRDLSGEAFERVRQQLTVAVQERIAARAAEAAQSKAAELAAERKVRDALAKELRALEAEYNNAGGNQISALEQQAENARVGLRLRREVEAAARQGLDDAGLELPWSAEGWAAAHEEAAAATESLEGDSAALREARFEAFDAHASAKRDLAEARRELESMAVRKSLLPPSSVENRAAIAQATGIPEEAMPFAGELIDLAEGEDRWRPAAERALRSLATTLLVPGEHFAAVTRYLDAHAVRGALRAVDLSVPVAGSAQALDDVRADDLLTKLQILDGEAGDYVRARIASEFAYPCVEDPDELALRDRGLSLGGVVKRHRGTVEKDDRFASRQDWVLGFDNAVKVADLTARIGELEAVLVRAAEAAQASEDSHQGMARRLEALRRVAADPRPWEEVSAAVAEEELRRAEKRLEDALAGQADLEPLRAKVERARADHQASTETAAVLQSEHRQLDAAASSAARLLDAAREQLAGMRRPVSGDSLSGDEALAPYFEGAAELTELHALDTLAGDVRARLLEELHAAESRGQSAGERLTRIFEAFEREWGPGVSADHGVSVAAAGAFEARYHEIVSEGLPTQEAEFRRFFQQRTHESFSTLLHLLDEERRAISARILPLNSILGGVGFHEGSYLELDIKQTVPASARQFKEAIVSALKARHAVESAEPAGEDALAARYKTLETLVKRLASSAPEDRRWRAEVLDVRTHVFISCKEHRAVALPGGQTRDEVFVHSDTGSMSGGERQRFTAFIMAAALSYQLGIAEQGFTTYGTVMMDEAFVLASEEFAGAGISALHEFGFQLLLAAPENVIDLSRHLGSVTEILRDRRTNRSGLLEGLGRPDAGRPDAGGPVSQANPVDIVLRAPV